One Hordeum vulgare subsp. vulgare chromosome 4H, MorexV3_pseudomolecules_assembly, whole genome shotgun sequence DNA window includes the following coding sequences:
- the LOC123447245 gene encoding histone H3.v1 isoform X1, which produces MVAISMYRGNLHQSGDDAARRWPVPQPTLSASQFRRLLHRRSLAVSRLAGAPRPNSPNSRLDDGAAAVGEAREVDGGQQHHQADRHDVQMPPPPQQQQQGEEEGQDEQQQQGEGEGQDEQQQGEEEEEQQEEGAVEDVEMDDAGEVVAGDVDAGGNGDPEEGQGESEGFDPNSEVGQPDGVEERKRELTDKLDTLSKKKHDLVQMLKQILNAEEEIRTRSMQASLRAAMPQPPENTADGSVPRQVPRMTVDVNFSEFAGESDAGSNQGTPGRPLHHVHSISPSTASFARSPFGSRNHNPGNTPRSPAAPFSTVSPSRFAGTGHQGHHPSASLPASNFVASSPSPAASGGSSSVFRDYRPPSST; this is translated from the exons ATGGTggcgatctcgatgtaccgcggcaaCCTCCACCAGAGCGGTGACGACGCCGCGCGCCGCTGGCCGGTGCCCCAGCCCACGCTCTCCGCGTCCCAGTtccgccgcctcctccaccgccgctccCTCGCCGTCTCCCGCCTCGCCGGGGCTCCCCGGCCCAACTCCCCCAACTCCCGCCTGGACGACGGCGCCGCGGCCGTGGGGGAGGCGCGGGAGGTGGACGGGGGTCAGCAGCACCATCAGGCCGACCGGCATGATGTGcagatgccgccgccgccgcagcagcagcagcagggggAGGAAGAGGGACAGGACGAGCAGCAGCaacagggggagggagaggggcaagacgagcagcagcaaggagaggaggaggaggagcagcaggaggagggggcggtggaggatGTGGAAATGGACGATGCGGGAGAGGTGGTCGCCGGAGATGTCGATGCCGGCGGCAACGGTGACcctgaagaagggcaaggcgagaGCGAAGGCTTCGACCCCAACTCGGAG GTGGGTCAACCTGATGGAGTTGAAGAAAGGAAGAGAGAGTTGACTGACAAGCTGGATACCTTGAGTAAGAAAAAGCATGATCTCGTGCAGATGCTGAAGCAG ATTTTAAATGCCGAAGAAGAAATCAGAACACGCAGCATGCAGGCTTCGCTGCGTGCTGCCATGCCTCAGCCGCCAGAAAACACAGCTGATGGAAGTGTTCCCAGACAGGTGCCCAGAATGACCGTTGATGTCAATTTCAGCGAGTTTGCTGGGGAGTCAGATGCTGGTTCCAACCAGGGCACTCCTGGACGTCCCTTGCATCATGTCCACAGTATTTCTCCTTCAACAGCCTCCTTTGCTAGGTCTCCATTTGGTTCTCGCAACCACAACCCT GGCAACACTCCAAGAAGTCCAGCAGCACCTTTCTCTACAGTAAGCCCGTCTCGCTTCGCAGGTACCGGGCATCAAGGACACCACCCCTCGGCATCACTACCAGCAAGCAACTTTGTTGCGTCGTCACCTTCCCCTGCTGCATCCGGTGGCTCTTCCTCCGTATTCAGGGACTACCGCCCACCCAGTTCGACATAA
- the LOC123451023 gene encoding oxalate oxidase 2: MGYSKTLAVSLFAVLLLAPAVLASDPDPLQDFCVADLDGKAVSVNGHPCKPMSEAGDDFLFSSKLAKAGNTSTPNGSAVTELDVAEWPGTNTLGVSMNRVDFAPGGTNPPHVHPRATEIGIVMKGELLVGILGSLDSGNKLYSRVVRAGETFLIPRGLMHFQFNVGKTEASMVVSFNSQNPGIVFVPLTLFGSNPPIPTPVLTKALRVEAGVVELLKSKFAAGF, from the coding sequence ATGGGGTACTCCAAAACCCTAGCGGTTAGCCTGTTCGCCGTGCTGCTCCTTGCACCGGCCGTCCTGGCATCCGACCCTGACCCTCTCCAGGACTTCTGTGTCGCCGACCTTGACGGCAAAGCGGTCTCAGTGAATGGTCATCCGTGCAAGCCCATGTCGGAGGCCGGCGATGACTTCCTTTTCTCGTCAAAGCTGGCCAAGGCCGGCAACACGTCTACCCCCAACGGCTCGGCCGTGACGGAGCTCGACGTGGCTGAGTGGCCCGGTACGAACACGCTGGGCGTGTCCATGAATCGGGTGGACTTCGCGCCGGGGGGCACCAACCCGCCGCACGTCCACCCCCGTGCCACCGAGATAGGCATCGTGATGAAAGGTGAGCTCCTCGTTGGAATCCTCGGCAGCCTTGACTCCGGGAACAAGCTCTACTCCAGGGTGGTGCGCGCTGGAGAGACCTTCCTCATCCCCCGTGGCCTCATGCACTTCCAGTTCAACGTCGGTAAGACGGAGGCCTCCATGGTCGTCTCCTTCAACAGCCAAAACCCTGGCATCGTCTTTGTGCCGCTCACGCTCTTCGGCTCAAACCCGCCTATCCCGACGCCGGTGCTCACCAAGGCGCTCCGGGTGGAGGCAGGGGTCGTGGAACTTCTCAAGTCCAAGTTCGCCGCTGGGTTTTAA
- the LOC123451021 gene encoding oxalate oxidase 1, which translates to MGYSKNLGAGLFTMLLLAPAIMATDPDPLQDFCVADLDGKAVSVNGHTCKPMSEAGDDFLFSSKLTKAGNTSTPNGSAVTELDVAEWPGTNTLGVSMNRVDFAPGGTNPPHIHPRATEIGMVMKGELLVGILGSFDSGNKLYSRVVRAGETFVIPRGLMHFQFNVGKTEAYMVVSFNSQNPGIVFVPLTLFGSNPPIPTPVLTKALRVEAGVVELLKSKFAGGS; encoded by the coding sequence ATGGGTTACTCTAAAAACCTAGGGGCTGGCCTGTTCACCATGCTGCTCCTTGCTCCGGCCATCATGGCTACCGACCCTGACCCTCTACAGGACTTCTGCGTCGCGGACCTCGATGGCAAGGCGGTCTCGGTGAACGGGCATACGTGTAAGCCCATGTCGGAGGCCGGCGACGACTTCCTCTTCTCGTCCAAGCTGACCAAGGCCGGCAACACGTCCACCCCGAACGGCTCGGCCGTGACGGAGCTCGACGTGGCCGAGTGGCCCGGTACGAACACGCTGGGCGTGTCCATGAACCGTGTGGACTTCGCGCCGGGCGGCACCAACCCGCCGCACATCCACCCGCGTGCAACCGAGATCGGCATGGTGATGAAAGGTGAGCTCCTCGTTGGAATCCTCGGCAGCTTTGACTCCGGAAACAAGCTCTACTCCAGGGTGGTGCGTGCCGGAGAGACTTTCGTCATCCCGCGCGGCCTCATGCACTTCCAGTTCAACGTTGGTAAGACGGAAGCCTACATGGTTGTGTCCTTCAACAGCCAGAACCCTGGCATCGTCTTCGTGCCGCTCACACTCTTCGGTTCCAACCCGCCCATCCCCACACCGGTGCTCACCAAGGCTCTTCGGGTGGAGGCCGGGGTCGTGGAACTTCTCAAGTCCAAGTTCGCCGGTGGGTCTTAA
- the LOC123447245 gene encoding uncharacterized protein LOC123447245 isoform X2, translating into MMCRCRRRRSSSSRGRKRDRTSSSNRGRERGKTSSSKERRRRSSRRRGRWRMWKWTMRERWSPEMSMPAATVTLKKGKARAKASTPTRRSFRSLVDDYLRSPDSRFLELLLVMVGQPDGVEERKRELTDKLDTLSKKKHDLVQMLKQILNAEEEIRTRSMQASLRAAMPQPPENTADGSVPRQVPRMTVDVNFSEFAGESDAGSNQGTPGRPLHHVHSISPSTASFARSPFGSRNHNPGNTPRSPAAPFSTVSPSRFAGTGHQGHHPSASLPASNFVASSPSPAASGGSSSVFRDYRPPSST; encoded by the exons ATGATGTGcagatgccgccgccgccgcagcagcagcagcagggggAGGAAGAGGGACAGGACGAGCAGCAGCaacagggggagggagaggggcaagacgagcagcagcaaggagaggaggaggaggagcagcaggaggagggggcggtggaggatGTGGAAATGGACGATGCGGGAGAGGTGGTCGCCGGAGATGTCGATGCCGGCGGCAACGGTGACcctgaagaagggcaaggcgagaGCGAAGGCTTCGACCCCAACTCGGAG GTCATTCAGGTCATTGGTGGATGACTACTTGCGAAGCCCCGACAGTAGATTTTTGGAATTGCTTCTCGTCATG GTGGGTCAACCTGATGGAGTTGAAGAAAGGAAGAGAGAGTTGACTGACAAGCTGGATACCTTGAGTAAGAAAAAGCATGATCTCGTGCAGATGCTGAAGCAG ATTTTAAATGCCGAAGAAGAAATCAGAACACGCAGCATGCAGGCTTCGCTGCGTGCTGCCATGCCTCAGCCGCCAGAAAACACAGCTGATGGAAGTGTTCCCAGACAGGTGCCCAGAATGACCGTTGATGTCAATTTCAGCGAGTTTGCTGGGGAGTCAGATGCTGGTTCCAACCAGGGCACTCCTGGACGTCCCTTGCATCATGTCCACAGTATTTCTCCTTCAACAGCCTCCTTTGCTAGGTCTCCATTTGGTTCTCGCAACCACAACCCT GGCAACACTCCAAGAAGTCCAGCAGCACCTTTCTCTACAGTAAGCCCGTCTCGCTTCGCAGGTACCGGGCATCAAGGACACCACCCCTCGGCATCACTACCAGCAAGCAACTTTGTTGCGTCGTCACCTTCCCCTGCTGCATCCGGTGGCTCTTCCTCCGTATTCAGGGACTACCGCCCACCCAGTTCGACATAA
- the LOC123451022 gene encoding uncharacterized protein LOC123451022 codes for MAGAGRGDGGRRGRHAGSMTASSASLAPSQRPLVELHSQEARREMLRVVRGLFPNGDEWPERMLEILRSATIEERNRFVGDEGGMDYEVIYWVCQEAEMADPAQAARWQRFRSPSPSLLRIRPPRVMEMPGAPLGVVGEQFTAPLVKARDPGRHRQARGRRAEKGLPRSLEPPTWPGDRGLVPPHLNRGRK; via the exons ATGGCAGGCGCGGGGCGTGGAGATGGGGGGAGACGCGGGCGCCATGCAGGTTCGATGACTGCGTCGTCGGCATCCTTGGCGCCGTCGCAACGGCCGTTGGTGGAGCTGCACTCCCAGGAGGCAAGGAGGGAGATGCTGCGAGTGGTTCGGGGGCTCTTCCCCAACGGCGACGAGTGGCCGGAGCGCATGTTGGAGATACTCCGCTCGGCCACAATCGAGGAGCGGAACCGATTTGTCGGGGACGAGGGAGGGATGGACTACGAGGTGATATACTGGGTGTGTCAGGAGGCGGAGATGGCGGATCCAGCGCAAGCGGCGAGGTGGCAAAGATTCAGGTCGCCGAGCCCGTCTCTGCTTCGCATCCGGCCACCGCGGGTGATGGAGATGCCGGGGGCCCCCCTCGGAGTCGTAGGGGAGCAATTCACCGCACCACTCGTGAAGGCGCGGGACCCTGGCAGACACCGCCAAGCTCGGGGGCGTCGAGCGGAGAAGGGGCTGCCTCGCAGCTTGGAACCGCCGACATGGCCAGGGGACCGAGGCTTGGTTCCTCCTCATCTCAATCGG GGGCGCAAATAG